In the genome of Vicia villosa cultivar HV-30 ecotype Madison, WI linkage group LG7, Vvil1.0, whole genome shotgun sequence, one region contains:
- the LOC131616522 gene encoding putative cyclic nucleotide-gated ion channel 13, translating into MMSPKEKKFVRFEDWKSESSSFNISQYESSIDGFEKRKSKPSFSPAKNNELSEKPASWWSVLDPQGPLLQKWNKIFVITCVMAVSMDPLFFYIPVIDDEKKCLGMSGTLKITASVLRTFFDLFYILRIVFQFRTGFIIPSSRVFGRGEHVVDPWAIAVRYLSSHFILDILSILPLPQMVILAMIPIRQCSVPYIAKDWLKYTIITQYAPRLLRIYPLFKEVTSTSGILTETAWAGAAYNLFLYMLASHVVGAFWYLFSIESELRCWRRRLKNTGFSYNPSYLSCDRVNSTVFLLLSNSTICPFKEPDDIIDPTVFDFGIFIDGLKSGVVSSTTDFHHKFFYCFWWGLRNLSSVGQNLKTSTYIGEIIFAIFIAVFGLVLFALLIGNMQKYLQSTTVRVEEMRIKRRDAEQWMCHRMLPEYMKQRIRRYEQYKWQENRGVEEETLIRNLPKDLRRDIKRHLCLDLLKKVPIFGNMDKQLLDAMCDKLKPVLYTEKSYVVREGDPVDEMLFIMRGKLATATTNGGRTGFFNSSELKSGDFCGEELLTWALDPTTSSNLPISTSTVETLSEVEAFALMHDDLKIVASQFRRLINRKQLQHTFRFYSLQWRTWGARFIQVIWRRYREKRAQKALREAEEGQQIACENEEECSPSFVSTMYVRKFASNALRNVRSGKRVTETQPQTKRLLPLLPKKPAEPDFITQK; encoded by the exons ATGATGAGTccaaaggaaaagaaatttgtgAG ATTTGAAGATTGGAAATCAGAATCATCATCTTTTAATATTTCACAATATGAGTCTTCAATTGATggatttgaaaaaagaaaatcTAAACCAAGTTTTAGTCCTGCGAAAAACAATGAACTGTCGGAAAAACCAGCTTCTTGGTGGAGTGTACTTGATCCACAAGGTCCACTGCTTCAAAAATGGAACAAGATCTTTGTCATAACATGTGTCATGGCAGTGTCGATGGATCCGCTGTTCTTTTACATCCCTGTGATTGATGATGAGAAAAAGTGTCTTGGTATGAGTGGAACACTGAAGATTACTGCGAGTGTTCTTCGCACGTTTTTCGATCTTTTCTACATTCTTCGGATAGTGTTTCAGTTTCGAACCGGGTTTATTATTCCTTCTTCGCGCGTGTTTGGAAGGGGCGAGCACGTTGTTGATCCTTGGGCTATAGCAGTTAGATACTTGAGTTCTCATTTCATCCTTGATATTCTATCAATTCTTCCACTTCCTCAG ATGGTGATTTTGGCTATGATTCCAATTAGACAATGCTCAGTTCCATATATAGCAAAGGATTGGTTGAAGTATACAATAATAACACAGTACGCGCCGAGACTTTTGCGAATCTATCCGTTGTTCAAAGAAGTAACAAGCACTTCTGGTATACTGACTGAGACAGCATGGGCAGGAGCTGcttacaatctttttctttatATGCTAGCAAGTCAT GTGGTTGGAGCTTTTTGGTATTTGTTTTCGATAGAATCAGAGTTGCGGTGTTGGCGCAGACGATTGAAGAATACTGGATTTTCTTATAATCCCTCCTACTTGAGCTGTGACCGGGTTAATTCGACTGTTTTTTTGCTTCTCAGCAACTCTACTATTTGTCCTTTCAAAGAACCTGATGATATCATTGATCCAACAGTTTTTGATTTTGGAATATTTATAGATGGTCTAAAGTCTGGTGTCGTCAGTTCGACTACAGACTTTCATCATAAATTCTTCTACTGTTTTTGGTGGGGTTTGCGCAATTTAAG TTCTGTTGGGCAGAACCTGAAGACAAGCACTTATATTGGGGAGATAATCTTTGCGATCTTCATCGCCGTCTTTGGATTGGTTCTATTCGCATTACTTATTGGAAACATGCAG AAATATCTACAATCTACAACTGTTAGAGTTGAAGAGATGAGAATCAAAAGGAGGGATGCAGAACAATGGATGTGCCACCGTATGCTACCGGAGTACATGAAGCAAAGAATTCGACGGTATGAGCAATACAAATGGCAAGAAAATCGAGGTGTTGAAGAGGAGACGTTGATTCGCAACCTCCCTAAAGATCTCAGAAGAGACATAAAGAGACATCTTTGCTTAGATTTGCTTAAAAag GTGCCGATTTTTGGAAACATGGATAAACAGTTGCTGGATGCAATGTGTGATAAACTCAAACCAGTCCTTTATACTGAGAAAAGTTACGTTGTTCGCGAAGGTGATCCGGTGGACGAAATGCTCTTCATCATGCGCGGAAAACTTGCGACCGCCACAACAAATGGTGGAAGGACCGGTTTCTTTAACTCGTCGGAGCTCAAGTCTGGTGATTTTTGTGGGGAGGAGCTTCTAACATGGGCATTGGATCCTACCACTTCCTCTAACTTACCTATTTCAACTAGTACTGTGGAAACTCTTTCAGAAGTTGAAGCTTTTGCTCTCATGCATGATGACTTGAAGATCGTTGCTTCTCAATTTCGCCGTCTTATTAACAGAAAACAACTCCAACACACTTTCAG GTTCTATTCATTGCAATGGAGGACATGGGGAGCGCGGTTCATACAAGTAATATGGCGTCGATATAGAGAAAAAAGGGCTCAGAAAGCATTGCGTGAAGCAGAAGAAGGACAACAAATTGCTTGTGAAAATGAGGAAGAGTGTTCACCAAGCTTTGTTTCCACCATGTATGTAAGAAAATTTGCATCTAATGCATTAAGGAATGTAAGAAGTGGCAAAAGAGTGACGGAGACGCAGCCGCAGACAAAAAGATTGCTACCACTCTTGCCTAAGAAACCAGCTGAGCCAGATTTCATTACTCAAAAGTAG